In Gemmatimonadota bacterium, the DNA window CGGGACGGCTATGTTTAGGGCGATTCGAACCGCCGGGCGGCCGCCCGGCGGTCACCTGACCAGGTAAATCACCACCGCGACCGTTACGATACTGCAGACGGTGGAAAGGAACACGGCGTTGGCCGCGAAATCCTCCCTGCTGCCGAACTCCATCGCGATCAGCACGGTGTTGATCGCGGTGGGATAGCTGGTGGACACGATCAGGATGGGGGCGATCCTCGGGTCTATGTCCAGCAGGAGCACGAGTCCGTAGCCGATCAGGGGGGAAACCACCAGGCGGCATACCAGGGACGCCAGGCTGGCCTGCCACGCCTGCGTAATGCGGGTCCTGGCCAACTGCATGCCCAGGGTGACCAGGGCCATGGGAACGAGCGCCTCGGCGAGGTACTCGATGGGTAGCCAGACAAATCCGGGGAGTTGCAGGCCGAAGTTGCGGATGGCGAACGCCAGGACCAGCGCGTAGACGAAGGGCATCTTGAAGGATTGCAGGAATGCCCTCCGGGCTGAAATGCGGCCAACCGAGACGAAGAACAGGCCCAGGGTAAACACGAGAAAGTTCTGCACAGCCAGGACGATCGACTGGACGGCTAGGCCAAGCGTGGGAAAGGCCAGTTCGCTGGCCGGAAAGCCGTAATTTCCGCTGTTGTAGTACATGACCGACAGGCTGAATGCCTGCTTCATTTCCTTCCGGTACCGCATGATCAGGGAACCGGCCAGGCTCAGTACATAGAGCGCGACCAGCATGAGGAGACAGAACACGCTGGTGTCCCAGACGAAATCGGCGGAGAGTTCGGACTGGGTAAGGGACACGACGAGGGTCGCGGGCATGACCAGGTACAGCAGGACCCGCGTCAGGGGCTGCAGATCGAAGTGCCATTTCTTTTGAAACAGGTAGCCGAGGGAGATAAGGACGAAAATCGGGGCGATGATGTCGAGCAGGATGTTCAGGAATGGCATCGGATCGTCGAGGAAGGGGCCGGGAAGGTTTGCCTTCGAATGCCGGTACTGGCGCTATCCTGCGAAGGGGTCGAAACGTCCGTCCGCCGCCGTCCAGCCACCGTCCACGAACATGACCGAACCGGTGGTATAGGAGCTGGCGTCCGAAGCCAGGTAAAGTACGGCCCCCGCGATTTCTTCGGGTTTGGCCCAGCGCCGGAGCATGGTCTTGTCGGCGTAGGCGGCGTGCCAGTCCGGATGCTGTTTGATCTGGGCCGTCAGCGGCGTGTCGACTACGCCGGGCGCGATGGCGTTGGCACGTATCCCCTTGTCGGCGAGTTCGGCCGCCAATGCGCGTATCATGAGGATCACGCCGGACTTGGTCGCTGCGTAGACTCCCTGGCCGGGCTCCACCACCTGGGATCGAATACTCGAGAACACGATGATGCTGCCCCCGTTGTTTTCGGTCATGGTCCGGGCGACTTCGCGTACCAGGCGGAAGGTCCCCTTCAGGTTGAGGTCGACGACCCGGTCATATTCCTCGTCTGTGTACTCGAGGAGTGGTTTGCGTATGTTCACGCTGGGTGTGCTGACGAGCGCGTCAGGGGGAGGAACCCGGTCGAGGATCTGCCGGATCTGGCCTGTATCGCGCATATCGACCCGTGCCGGTTCGGCGGAGCCATCGTTCGCACGTATCTCGTTGGAGACGGTTTCCGCCGCCGCCTGCTGAACATCCGCGCACACCACGTGGGCGCCGAACTGGGCCAGGCACATGGCCGAGCACCGGCCGATTCCGCTGCCCGCGCCGACGACCAGCGCGTTACGGCCCGTCATATCGAAGAGGTTTCTGTAGTCGACCATGTGATGTTCCGGGTGCCCGGGGGTTACTTGCCGCAAACATACGGGCCGGACGTTCGTCCGATTTAAGGTGCGTCGATCCGGCCCAATATCTTAGATTACATGGCCGCCACTGTCAAGATGTTCGGACTCGACCGAACTCATGGTGCCAGACTGCGAGTCGCGTTCCAAATTAGCGTAACAGCAAAGGCGCAAGAAACGTCCCCGGGAAGAAATACATGACCGGTAAAACCCTCATCGTCACGAATCCCAATTCGGGCAGCGGCCGCGGCA includes these proteins:
- a CDS encoding AEC family transporter, coding for MPFLNILLDIIAPIFVLISLGYLFQKKWHFDLQPLTRVLLYLVMPATLVVSLTQSELSADFVWDTSVFCLLMLVALYVLSLAGSLIMRYRKEMKQAFSLSVMYYNSGNYGFPASELAFPTLGLAVQSIVLAVQNFLVFTLGLFFVSVGRISARRAFLQSFKMPFVYALVLAFAIRNFGLQLPGFVWLPIEYLAEALVPMALVTLGMQLARTRITQAWQASLASLVCRLVVSPLIGYGLVLLLDIDPRIAPILIVSTSYPTAINTVLIAMEFGSREDFAANAVFLSTVCSIVTVAVVIYLVR
- a CDS encoding SDR family NAD(P)-dependent oxidoreductase; its protein translation is MVDYRNLFDMTGRNALVVGAGSGIGRCSAMCLAQFGAHVVCADVQQAAAETVSNEIRANDGSAEPARVDMRDTGQIRQILDRVPPPDALVSTPSVNIRKPLLEYTDEEYDRVVDLNLKGTFRLVREVARTMTENNGGSIIVFSSIRSQVVEPGQGVYAATKSGVILMIRALAAELADKGIRANAIAPGVVDTPLTAQIKQHPDWHAAYADKTMLRRWAKPEEIAGAVLYLASDASSYTTGSVMFVDGGWTAADGRFDPFAG